Within Odontesthes bonariensis isolate fOdoBon6 chromosome 16, fOdoBon6.hap1, whole genome shotgun sequence, the genomic segment TTAATAATATCATACAGAAAACAAATTTGCAAGATTTTTACTGTTAAAATATGTTCAACTTACAAAATCATGGGatgtaatttttgtttttacactATTTTTTGTTATATCTATGTAATAtgactgtgttgttgttcatctgaggttgcatTCACATCATTTAAGACCAGATGAGTTTTTATTATGATCCTGTTAAGTAAAACCTCACTATTAAAAATGCTATACTTCACATGAGTCTGTGTTCTGTCCACTTCTGATTCTTTCTGCAGGATAGCTGTACAGGGACTGCAATGTGAGGTGTGTGAAACTAGACTCACACTTGAATCTCAGTTACGGTGAAAAAGAGATCACAGTGAATCAAGTAACCTTCTCTAATTAAACTAAAATCTTCATAATGAAGACAATGCATAGTCATGAGAAACAAGAATAAGAAGGTCAGTATGGACTATAAGGCAAAAGAATGGAtattagaaaataataataccaatcTGAGCCACTAAGCTAAAACGTCACCGCCTGTGGAAAAAGACGGTTCCAAATTAGCTCCATGCTCTTCATTTGAGAAGTAACACATCTAAACTGCCATAAACCAGTCAAGTCACAAGTTAAGAGTTACGTTATTGAAGTAAGTCCTTtaaatatggaaaaaaaaaaaaaaaaatcacatccaGAGAAGTTAAGAAGGATGTTAAAGGTCGCTTCTTAACAGTAATCGATACAACCATGTACTCTATTAAATTTAAGCACTAAAGGGCTGATTCACGCTACAGATCGAGCTTGCTACATCATAGAAAATTAACcatttgaaaacaaacaaaccaaaacagtTTGAACAGGGTTTAAAACACATCATAACAGCAGGACAAATCCTGGCAACCCACACCTCTGGTCAAATGTACTTTAATCATAgtgtgtatgaaaaaaaaaggaagctgaTTTGTGGTTTAATGTACTGTAAATACCTTTATAATGagcttttttttgcattatgTTACCTGCATATTCAACAGTTCACATTAACACTGTGTGCTAACCTGCTCTTGAATTAACATGGAGAACAGCTCTGTAGTACTTCGCCTTGGCCATTCTGCTACCTAATTCACCAAAATAAAACCATTTgccatagaaaaaaaacaacaacaagaaaaaaatgacCAAGAGCAGTAATTGAAGTCTTTTCTATATTTTCGGTGGGTGATAATAAATCGAATGCGTGGGAAGTAAAGTGCATCGTAATGACCTGTTTGCTGCTAGAGTGGTGATGCGGATAAAGGATAAGAAATGAACCTTTCCATTGTTGCATTCATGTTCTGCATGCAGTTATGATGTATGGCAACAAAGTCACCTTTTCTGTGAATGTAAACAAGGGGAACAAAAAAGAGGAGGTAAAGAGATATCTGAATTAATTAGAGCTATACAAAATATTGGCACATGATCTTATAAACAGTATACTGGATGAAGATCAATAATTACTACTTTAACAAATGAACCATTTAGTCCTTTGTCTCATGTTTCACAGTATTAAAAGTGCATTAACTGCCAAACACACCAACATTTTCCAGGTGTTCTATTTCTCATTGTATCTCTCCTTTCAAATGTGCTGCACTCTTTCTCTCATTCTAATTTCTAGATTTATTCTTCTTCACCTTCAGTAATGCTACACACTCCTGACCCTTGACCTCTCTCACACCTGCGTCTCCACACCGTTAAGTTTAGGCATCAAGATTCGAGGAGTCACCCCAGAGTTGAGGTCCCTTTCGAACTCCAAAAGCTGGCCCATAAAGTTTAGATTGGGCGACACCACGGGGCGTCGGCTCCGTACGTATTTGTAGGCATCTGTCATTGTCATGAGGGTGTGCTTCATCAGGTAGGCGATGACAATGGTTGCAGAACGGGACACGCCTGCCTGGCAGTGCACCAACACTCCCTGTCCACTCTGATATGCCTCTTCTGTGGATGAGAACAGCAAACAGATTAGCTCAATTGTGCTTTAAGCTGTGAACCCTTCTTAGACAGATCAATAAAACTTACAACAGACATACATTTAACTAACATGACTCCATCGACAGGTAGCATTGCATTATAAACAAATAATTAAACCCGTATACAACCAAAACATGCGCACATCCATGCTTGAGTAGCTATCTTTCCCTTCCAACACTTGATCCGATTTtttccacataaaaacacaaaacaaaagtttGAAACAGCAacaacttaaaggataactgcggtattttcaacattaagcctcttttatgagtcgtctgcaatgttttagaacccccctcaccgcttttttgatgtttactgctgtttccggtatttgcctaattttgattcatctcaacctgcttcagaatagcaagtcatgtgcatgtccaaaaaggtccgtaaaagcaccataaacgtccgttttcaaaatcatcaactcaccggagtggttactggtgtgcactggtaatccatatcaaatttcgttgcgaaaagttgcttctgtcgtgttttatttggcagctcgttcatgctcgcactattttcttagccacctcacagccgtggataaacttccgctcagcagttgaatctgacttgctatactccacaccacttgatggcggagtaatatcaacgaacatccagtcttcaatagaactcaatgggatttacaaaatgtcaaataaaacatgacggaagcaacttttcgcgttcccaggccagccgagaaacatagtctctccaacgtgtcctgggtcttccccggggcctcctcccagtgggacgggcccggaacacctcaccggggaggcgtccaggaggcattctcaccagatgcccgagccacctcatctgactcctctcgatgcggaggagcagcggttctactctgagcccctcctggatgaccgagtttctcaccctatctctaagggagagcccagacaccctgcggaggaaactcatttcggccgcttgtattcgcgatctcgttctttcggtcactacccacagcttgtgaccataggtgagggtaggtgAACCTCAtacacccccggggccttgccaccgaggagttttttgaccacctcggcaacctcagccccagaaatgggaggccccacgtccgagctccccaactctgcttcctcattggaaggcgtgtcggtaagattgaggaggccctcgaagtattccccccaccaactcacgacgtcccttgttgaggtcagcagagccccgccctcaccatacacggtgttgacggtgaaccgcccccccccccccgagccgccggatggtggaccagaaactcttcgaggccgtccggaaatcattctccatggcctccccgaactcctcccacgCCCAAGAATGCGGCCTCAGCAACCGctgaggccgcgttccgcttggcctgtcggtacccatcagctgcttccagagtcccactggccaaaaaggcccgataggactccttcttcagcttgacggcttccctcaccactggtgtccaccagcgggtttggggattgccgccacgacaggcaccgaccaccttagggccacagctccggtcggccgcctcaacaatggaggcacggaataAACAGTGAATAAACAGCCTAGTTTATTCACTTTAAACAGGTTTATGGAATTTGAAATGTATCGAAATAAAAATAGGACAGTGTATATTAtgtatataatgtatatataatgTAAACACTAACTCATGTGCATGAGTTAgtcaaaatgttcattttattatttttgctgCTTTCCGCACGCTTTAGATTTGCTTCACTAGTGAATGGAAACCCAGCTACTGTACCTAGTATTAGCTGATAACCTAATTTGGCTTACATGATATACATGCAAATGCACATCAGAGGAACAGCTGTGGGGCTCTCACCAATAAACTCAAAAACCTCCTCAAAGTACTGTCGGAGGTTTTGCTTGCTGTTGTCGGTGGCTGGGAGTCTTTTGTAGCGCAGGCCAGAGTTGACATGGTAGAGGGGCAGGTGTGTGGTCACATTGACTACGTAGCCAATGTTGAGGCGCAGCAGCAGGTCCAGGTCCTGGGCGTCTCTCTCGTTCCCCAGAAACAGGAAAGGCAGGATCGGACTGATTACAGCATTCTCAGCATCGGGAGTCATCGCAGTTTCATCAGACAGAGAAGCTGGCAACGAGGAGGAAAGCGGAAGAGAGAGGCGCACTGGAAAAAGAAGTGGAAATTAGTAGTTTCTCATTACTCGCATGAAAGTGTATCCATGCTTGTGTAAATCAATGCAATATTTTTTAACAAGTCAAGGAAAGGGATTAACTATTATGAAGCATtttcaaggatttttttttacatttttgctaCATCATAGATTGATTGGACATTAAAAACCCGGGTTTATGTCAGTGATTATAGTAGAGATTCATGTGCTTTTAATCTGCTGCACTCAGATGAATTGTAAGATTTTCTTACTTCTGTTGTTCTCCTCATCTTGCTCTCTGTTCAGGGAGTTCAAGGCCAGGTGAAGGGACTGAGCTGATGGTAGAGAGTGTCCTCCTTCCCTGTCTCTCTGCCACGGTTTGGGCTTGATGAGTGTGCTAGGGGCGGAGGGTGGAGGGGAAAAGGATACAGGTGACGATGGGGACACAGAGCGGGGAGAGGGGGATTGGGGATATGCTACATCTTCATCTTGCTCTGGACCATCGATATTTCCTACATCTTCTGCTTTATTCAGAAGCCTTTTCAGCGAACTGCGGCCGTCGTCATACCCAGATCCCAACCTACTGCCTACAAAATCAAGGGCAGCCATTTTGCCCTGCTGAAGACGCCGTCGGCCAGCGTGGTCTGTATAATGCATCTGTGCGTATTCCTGAAGGTTTTGACAGTCCAAATGGACAAGGCCTGTTCCGTTACTGCCATTCTGGGCCTGGCTTGCACAGGTTTTCCCAACTCCGACTCCCATCCCGGTACAGTTGTTCTTTTGAGCTTTAGAGTGGGTCATCTTCTTGGCCAGTTCTTCAGGCCAGATGGTACGCACACTGTAGTCATCATCATCTTGGAACATAGCTGTTTGATGAGCTGGTCCGATGCCTCTTCCCGGGGGTTTGCCTCTGCGAGGGTTGAATGTCACCACTATAGGGTCGCTGCTGCAATAGCTGCAGGTGGAACTGCCTGTTTGAGAGGCTTTGGGATTGCAGCCTGTCACGCAGCTCTGTATTGCCCTTAGGGGGGCAGAAGAGGACAGAGGAGTGCAGGGCAGGCATCCTCCGACCAGTCTTTTGCGAAGGATAGCAGGACTCTCAAAATTTCCAGCCTCACCGGAGCAGGATGCACAGTGGAGAGGCTTAAACAAGCGTGCCTGACAGTCAGATGCAGTGCTGTTAGTCGAAGAGGTGTTGGAGGTGGAGGCGGTGGAGAGACACCCACCCAGATTTCTCAGGCCCATTTCTTTACTTCCTCTCTTCACTGCTCCAGCATTGTGACCACAGGAAAATGAGGTGGACGAACTTCCACCACCTCCTTGGAAGCTCGAAGAGTCCCCCTTACATCCCCGGCATCTTACCAACCTCCAGCAGCCACAGATGAATGGATGTGTACAATCGATGGTGCAGGTATGGTCAGGGCTGGGGAACCCTCCGACATGGGAGGAGCAAGGCGAGAGGGAAAGACCATGAAGAATATGAGGGCGGTGATCCCT encodes:
- the LOC142401937 gene encoding uncharacterized protein LOC142401937 is translated as MPPLPLDERIVVIQRPKNIALCEASPQTVPQHSSHITISSNGHIPNPPHLHPSQSHYSPSYKSLSVECKRRSSRVQKFKDEPQVIPAGVRPIPSHCHSNGIVTLAPRLPSHTHTIDIKVSVDKGGRGLFSNSLGRNGNVKGGRGKSVSSQLDQGQCETKTGSTGRPGGTEHKSQRIRQLSSSPGGVLQFVPAQAQQHKFRGEKEEDNTSFYNRSQRHKKNSKLGTVHQSHNSQSLPYHHNSVPVPHAAILNSNYPSSPPSQSTHVPVSFQQFSQPHPPRTRDHRPHILHGLSLSPCSSHVGGFPSPDHTCTIDCTHPFICGCWRLVRCRGCKGDSSSFQGGGGSSSTSFSCGHNAGAVKRGSKEMGLRNLGGCLSTASTSNTSSTNSTASDCQARLFKPLHCASCSGEAGNFESPAILRKRLVGGCLPCTPLSSSAPLRAIQSCVTGCNPKASQTGSSTCSYCSSDPIVVTFNPRRGKPPGRGIGPAHQTAMFQDDDDYSVRTIWPEELAKKMTHSKAQKNNCTGMGVGVGKTCASQAQNGSNGTGLVHLDCQNLQEYAQMHYTDHAGRRRLQQGKMAALDFVGSRLGSGYDDGRSSLKRLLNKAEDVGNIDGPEQDEDVAYPQSPSPRSVSPSSPVSFSPPPSAPSTLIKPKPWQRDREGGHSLPSAQSLHLALNSLNREQDEENNRMRLSLPLSSSLPASLSDETAMTPDAENAVISPILPFLFLGNERDAQDLDLLLRLNIGYVVNVTTHLPLYHVNSGLRYKRLPATDNSKQNLRQYFEEVFEFIEEAYQSGQGVLVHCQAGVSRSATIVIAYLMKHTLMTMTDAYKYVRSRRPVVSPNLNFMGQLLEFERDLNSGVTPRILMPKLNGVETQVLEILQPNMLSTPPCLSSSAHRRMKGDTPVNSTMSVSQARKLVEQLKMEASFCRIKVSKAAADLMAYCDAHSCDDPLITPVPTSENPFREKKFFCALL